From the Candidatus Acidiferrales bacterium genome, one window contains:
- the mtaB gene encoding tRNA (N(6)-L-threonylcarbamoyladenosine(37)-C(2))-methylthiotransferase MtaB, which yields MATFFIENFGCRATQADGAAVERELLERGWERSGSAAEANVIVVNTCTVTAEADRQARQAIRKMAKENTLCRIYVTGCYAQRAPEELARLPGVVWVIGNSHKREIPRVVSEDYAPLDIPLDRLDRSRVGTVGPLARHAYRDESRYSYSLEQGPAKILTGNIFESGELLAAPVFGGELERTRPTLKIQDGCNLRCAYCVIPFVRGKSRSLPPDIVLAEICKLVAGGSEEIVLSGINLGAYGQDLQPRAELIALLRRILAETELPRLRLSSIEPLDVTPELVELAVKEPRIARHFHVPLQSGSDRILRQMHRWYRMADYARRIELIRQQIPDAGIGADVIAGFPGETEEDHRATVGWIERLPFTYLHVFSYSPRPGTAALALPDKVPAAQIKQRNAELRALAAEKAARFRASQVGREMTVLTLRRQEQGTTPAISDNYLRISIQGNLPTNQWLRVRATGLSREGISGQPV from the coding sequence ATGGCGACGTTTTTTATAGAAAACTTCGGCTGTCGTGCGACGCAGGCTGATGGCGCGGCGGTGGAGCGTGAGCTGCTTGAGCGCGGCTGGGAACGGTCCGGCTCGGCGGCCGAGGCTAACGTCATTGTCGTCAACACGTGCACCGTGACGGCGGAAGCCGACCGGCAGGCGCGGCAGGCGATCCGCAAGATGGCGAAGGAAAATACCCTCTGCCGCATCTACGTGACCGGCTGCTATGCCCAGCGCGCGCCGGAGGAGCTTGCCCGGCTGCCGGGCGTGGTCTGGGTGATCGGCAATTCGCACAAGCGTGAGATCCCCCGGGTGGTGAGCGAGGACTACGCGCCCCTGGATATTCCGCTCGACCGGCTTGACCGAAGTCGAGTAGGGACTGTCGGGCCTTTAGCCCGACATGCATATCGGGATGAATCCCGATACTCCTACTCTCTTGAGCAGGGTCCGGCCAAGATACTTACGGGAAATATTTTTGAAAGCGGCGAGCTCCTGGCGGCGCCGGTGTTTGGCGGCGAGCTGGAGCGGACGCGCCCGACCCTCAAGATTCAGGACGGCTGCAACCTGCGCTGCGCCTATTGCGTGATTCCCTTTGTCCGCGGGAAGAGCCGCAGCCTGCCGCCGGACATCGTGCTCGCCGAAATTTGCAAACTGGTCGCCGGCGGTTCGGAAGAAATTGTGCTCTCAGGAATCAATCTGGGAGCTTATGGACAGGACCTCCAGCCCAGAGCGGAGTTGATTGCATTGCTGCGCCGTATCCTGGCGGAGACGGAACTGCCGCGCCTCCGCTTGAGCTCGATCGAGCCGCTCGATGTTACGCCGGAGCTCGTCGAGCTGGCGGTGAAAGAACCGCGGATCGCCCGGCACTTCCACGTGCCCTTGCAGTCCGGTTCCGACAGGATCCTCCGCCAGATGCATCGCTGGTACAGGATGGCGGACTATGCCCGGCGCATCGAGCTCATCCGCCAGCAAATTCCCGACGCGGGCATTGGCGCCGACGTAATCGCGGGCTTCCCGGGCGAGACGGAGGAAGATCATCGGGCAACGGTTGGCTGGATCGAACGGCTCCCGTTTACCTACCTCCACGTCTTCAGCTATTCGCCGCGGCCGGGCACGGCGGCGTTGGCTCTGCCGGACAAGGTTCCCGCGGCTCAAATCAAGCAGCGCAATGCCGAGCTGCGCGCCCTGGCCGCCGAGAAGGCCGCGCGCTTCCGCGCTTCTCAGGTTGGCCGGGAGATGACCGTGCTCACCCTGCGCCGGCAGGAGCAAGGAACCACCCCGGCGATTTCCGATAACTACCTCCGCATCTCGATCCAGGGAAATCTCCCGACCAACCAATGGCTGCGCGTGCGCGCTACCGGCCTTTCCCGGGAAGGGATCAGCGGCCAGCCTGTCTGA
- a CDS encoding sigma-70 family RNA polymerase sigma factor, giving the protein MDEAQLVDRAKREREAFGQLYDRYVRRVYGAIYARVGNRAEAEDLTAQVFLKALENLSRLDASRGGFGPWIFGIARNLVVDRHRRKSRRVTIPVEAAPAWQEPRTSDGLEQAAIGKQRGGHLWARVMELPAAQRQVIELRFVQGLKTEEIASVMGRSAAAVKQLTYRALEHLRAWEEEFR; this is encoded by the coding sequence GTGGACGAAGCGCAACTGGTGGACCGGGCCAAGCGAGAACGCGAAGCATTTGGCCAACTCTACGACCGCTACGTTCGGCGAGTGTACGGAGCGATTTACGCGAGAGTCGGCAACCGCGCTGAGGCGGAAGATTTGACCGCGCAGGTGTTCTTGAAAGCGCTCGAAAATCTTTCCCGGCTCGATGCCTCTCGCGGAGGGTTCGGCCCGTGGATTTTTGGGATCGCGCGGAACCTGGTCGTGGACCGTCATCGCCGGAAATCCCGACGCGTCACGATACCAGTCGAAGCGGCGCCGGCATGGCAGGAGCCGCGAACCTCCGACGGGCTCGAGCAGGCCGCCATCGGCAAGCAGCGCGGCGGACACCTCTGGGCGCGCGTGATGGAATTGCCCGCGGCCCAGCGACAGGTGATCGAGTTGCGCTTCGTCCAAGGCCTCAAGACGGAAGAGATTGCGAGTGTGATGGGACGCAGTGCCGCTGCCGTGAAGCAGTTGACCTACCGCGCGCTCGAACACTTGCGCGCCTGGGAAGAGGAGTTCCGATGA
- a CDS encoding methylated-DNA--[protein]-cysteine S-methyltransferase translates to MKTGLAHQLALFLDEARPARPGPPGWRAAGGPGKSAPAALRELLGLAERLRSSRPQLGREEPNEAFVRALKSRLLAPMGSGLAQGKAAVPRVGVRYSWVRMPLGRLYYSYTERGICATNKCRSDREFETTFAKQYGFKPILDPAPPAGLRSQVEAWVEPGRRRGQTLLPRFDLSTVTDFERRVLELAAKIPRGEVRPYHWLAKEAGHPAASRAVGSVMARNPIPFLIPCHRVIRADSHIGNYGCGGPKVKAWLLAWEGVKLDRLAEAADRGARLVGSDTTKIFCLPGCRHAQRLTPDHRVYFASVKGAERAGYRACKSCRPA, encoded by the coding sequence ATGAAAACTGGCCTCGCGCATCAGCTTGCCTTGTTTCTGGACGAAGCCCGGCCCGCCCGTCCCGGCCCGCCCGGCTGGCGGGCGGCAGGCGGACCGGGCAAGTCGGCCCCGGCTGCCTTGCGCGAACTGCTCGGGCTGGCCGAGAGGCTTCGAAGTTCTCGTCCGCAGCTTGGACGCGAAGAACCAAATGAAGCTTTTGTCCGCGCATTGAAGTCGAGGCTGCTGGCCCCGATGGGATCGGGGCTGGCTCAGGGGAAAGCGGCGGTTCCCAGGGTTGGCGTCCGTTATTCGTGGGTGAGAATGCCCCTTGGCCGGCTTTACTACTCTTACACCGAGCGGGGGATTTGCGCGACCAACAAGTGCCGCAGTGACCGCGAATTTGAAACAACTTTTGCCAAACAGTACGGCTTCAAGCCGATCCTCGATCCAGCGCCACCCGCCGGCTTGCGCTCGCAAGTGGAAGCGTGGGTGGAGCCCGGCCGCCGGCGGGGCCAGACACTCTTGCCCCGTTTCGACCTCTCTACCGTCACCGATTTTGAGCGGCGGGTACTTGAACTGGCGGCCAAAATTCCTCGCGGCGAGGTACGCCCTTACCACTGGCTGGCAAAAGAGGCAGGCCATCCGGCAGCTTCTCGGGCCGTCGGGAGCGTGATGGCGCGCAATCCTATTCCGTTTTTAATCCCCTGCCACCGGGTGATCCGCGCCGATTCCCACATCGGCAACTACGGCTGCGGCGGCCCCAAAGTGAAAGCGTGGCTCCTCGCATGGGAAGGCGTCAAGCTGGATCGCCTGGCCGAGGCCGCCGATCGCGGCGCGAGGCTGGTGGGCAGCGATACCACCAAGATCTTTTGTCTTCCGGGGTGCCGGCATGCGCAACGCCTCACCCCCGACCATCGCGTTTATTTTGCGAGCGTCAAAGGGGCCGAACGCGCCGGCTACCGCGCCTGCAAGTCTTGCCGACCGGCGTGA